In Propionicimonas paludicola, a single window of DNA contains:
- the rplI gene encoding 50S ribosomal protein L9 gives MKLILTAPVEHLGIPGDIVEVKDGYGRNFLLPRGHAISWTRGAEKQIEGIKRARDAREIRGTEHAVQIREQLEALEVTLPARAGEAGKLFGAVTSAEIVLAVKKAGGPALDKRSIEITKPIKTVGKHTVGIKLTAGVVAHISVGVVAA, from the coding sequence ATGAAGTTGATTCTGACTGCCCCGGTTGAGCACCTGGGGATCCCCGGCGACATCGTCGAGGTGAAGGACGGCTACGGCCGTAACTTCCTGCTGCCCCGTGGCCATGCGATCAGCTGGACCCGCGGTGCGGAGAAGCAGATCGAAGGCATCAAGCGGGCGCGTGACGCCCGTGAGATCCGCGGCACCGAGCACGCCGTCCAGATCCGTGAGCAGCTGGAGGCCCTCGAGGTCACCCTGCCTGCGCGCGCTGGCGAGGCCGGCAAGCTGTTCGGCGCGGTGACCTCGGCCGAGATCGTTCTCGCGGTGAAGAAGGCCGGTGGCCCGGCCCTCGACAAGCGTTCGATCGAGATCACGAAGCCGATCAAGACTGTTGGCAAGCACACCGTCGGCATCAAGCTGACTGCCGGTGTGGTCGCCCACATCAGTGTGGGTGTTGTCGCAGCCTGA
- a CDS encoding acyltransferase family protein, protein MATWAPAEGDYAAEVADGRRDPSMDSLRFIAVVLVVLFHFMASITTRGGVLDSAFYATWALRVPLLIFVSGWFSSAEPPTRRSMIRLLQSIVVVYLFFELLQRVQIYLINGDLRLDWDMPIFGMWFLLTIGTLRVILPYLVLVRWFGLIAIVASLLVGFAGGVQSFSIQHSVALMPIFLLGWYARQSGLRERLQTPLVRLLAVAVLLASFAAGWALVGTLNQRMIGMHSSYRGHVLFELGMRVVLLAWAALVVLAMLALIPRGAIPLVSICGAGSMFAYLLHQPIQRQWRSWGGPQAVDGYLGVALLAAAAVTLAIVLMLPAVRRPLRWLVQPRWLWFIRKDVVPPSMAQPSPITSDRAGDR, encoded by the coding sequence GTGGCGACCTGGGCACCGGCCGAAGGCGACTATGCCGCCGAGGTCGCCGACGGGCGTCGCGACCCCAGCATGGACTCACTGCGGTTCATTGCGGTCGTCCTGGTCGTGTTGTTTCACTTCATGGCGTCGATCACGACCCGCGGTGGTGTCCTGGACAGCGCGTTCTACGCGACCTGGGCCCTGCGAGTGCCACTCCTGATCTTTGTCTCCGGTTGGTTCTCCAGCGCCGAGCCGCCCACCCGTCGCTCGATGATCCGGCTGCTGCAGTCGATCGTCGTGGTCTACCTGTTCTTCGAACTGCTGCAGCGGGTGCAGATCTACCTGATCAACGGCGACCTGCGGCTGGACTGGGACATGCCGATCTTCGGGATGTGGTTCCTGCTGACCATCGGTACTCTGCGGGTGATCCTTCCCTACCTCGTGCTGGTGCGCTGGTTCGGGCTGATCGCGATCGTGGCCTCGCTACTGGTGGGCTTCGCCGGCGGCGTCCAGTCGTTCTCGATCCAGCACAGCGTTGCCCTGATGCCGATCTTCCTGCTCGGTTGGTATGCCCGACAGTCCGGGCTGCGGGAGCGACTGCAGACACCTCTGGTCCGCCTCCTCGCCGTGGCCGTCCTGCTGGCATCCTTCGCGGCCGGCTGGGCGCTGGTCGGGACGCTCAATCAGCGGATGATCGGGATGCACTCCAGCTACCGGGGACACGTCCTCTTCGAACTCGGGATGCGCGTGGTGCTGCTGGCGTGGGCCGCACTGGTCGTGCTGGCCATGCTGGCGCTGATTCCGCGCGGCGCCATCCCGCTGGTGTCGATCTGTGGCGCGGGCAGCATGTTCGCCTATTTGCTGCATCAGCCGATCCAGCGGCAGTGGCGGAGCTGGGGAGGGCCGCAGGCGGTCGACGGCTACCTGGGTGTCGCACTGCTGGCGGCGGCGGCCGTGACTCTTGCCATCGTCTTGATGCTCCCCGCCGTGCGCCGTCCGTTGCGCTGGCTGGTCCAGCCGCGCTGGCTGTGGTTCATCCGGAAGGACGTGGTGCCGCCGTCCATGGCCCAACCGTCGCCCATCACTTCGGACCGCGCCGGCGACCGCTGA